Genomic DNA from Setaria italica strain Yugu1 chromosome V, Setaria_italica_v2.0, whole genome shotgun sequence:
GCGAGCAACAACAGCAATAGCCACGGCAAGAAGCAGGGCTCCGAGTACGGCAAGAAGAAGCACGCCAAGAACGAGGGCGGCAACGCGGCGTCGGCCGCGGACAAGCGGTTCAAGACGCTGCCGGCGTCGGAGGCGCTGCCGCGGGGCGAGGCCGTCGGTGGGTACATCTTCGTCTGCAACAACGACACCATGGACGAGAACCTCCGGAGGGAGCTCTTCGGTAATAACTAATATGCATATTATACATCTTGATCACCAGTTTTTACTATTTGATCTCGAAACCATGGCGATTCGTGTGCTGAGCAACGCCTTGCGGGGTGCAGGGCTGCCGTCTCGGTACAGGGACTCGGTGCGGGCGATCCGGCCAGGGCTGCCGCTCTTCCTCTACAACTACTCCACCCACCAGCTCCACGGCATCTTCGAGGTAACCAAACCAAGCAATTCGATCTGCAAATAATCCGACAAACTTAGTCTGTTATTACGTAATTCGGGCTCATCGATCTCACCTCAATCGGTCGTGTTCATATCAGGCCGCGAGCTTCGGCGGCACGAACATCGACCCGACGGCGTGGGAGGACAAGAAGTGCCCCGGCGAGTCGCGCTTCCCCGCACAGGTACGGTACCCCCCTCACAGTTTTCCTACCTGCTCCGATGACTAagcttaggggctgtttggatacgaggtgctaaactttaacagtgtcatatcggatgttcggatgctaattaggagaactaaacatgagctaattataaaattaattgcagaaccttgtgctaattcgcgagacgaatctattaagcctaattaatccatcattagcaaatggttactgtagcaccatattgtcaaatcatggactaattaggcttaatagattcgtctcgcgaattatactctatctatgcaattagttttgtaattagcttatgtttagtactcctaattagtatcaaacattcgatgtgacaggtgttaaactttaatagggtgttcccaaacacccccttaagctCGAGCCACTCTAGTCATGGCGGATGATCGATCGGCCCAACTACTAGCGTTTCAACTGTTCAACGCCAAACTGTGTATCGCGTGTCGGGACGTGCAAAAGGGTCTTTGTCGGTCTATCGTGCACTCACAGCAGCGATTCGTTTTCTAATTTGTGTTTTTCGAGAAACGTCGCGTGGAATCAATTTGATTAAAAAGTGGACCGATCGGCGCGGTTTCTAGATAGTGGATTAGTTGGCAGAGGTGTGCAGTGACCGCCTAACCTAGTACACCTGTCTGAAAAAGCCAGGTCAGGTCTGTTTGGCTTGGTCAGTCAGCAGAGGATTCGCGTCCCGGCCGGAGTCCGACACGCAGATGATTGCGACGTTTCCACTTGATTGGGTGTATGCTGATGGTAGATGCGATGCTTGCGCTGCGCAGGTTCGGGTGGCGACGCGGAAGATCTACGACCCGCTGGAGGAGGACGCCTTCCGCCCCATCCTCCACCACTACGACGGGCCCAAGTTCCGGCTCGAGCTCTCCGTCACCGAGGCCCTCGCGCTCCTCGACATCTTCGCAGACAAGGACGACGCCTGATCCGGCGATCGGTCGTCGTCAGGCCGCCGTCGAGCAACAGGAGGGCAAGACCGAGAGTGCATACCACCAGTATAGCATTTATTACCTTTGTTTGATAAGGGCTATGAGGCATGCGTCCCATTGTTTTGTTTTATGAGACACTAGCGCGATGATTGCAGAGGAATAGCCCTCGTTTCTCATCTGGTACTGTAAGAATATGTAAGACGTATATTCGGATTCAGCTGCCATGTACAAAAATCACTTTCAGATATGTTCCTGTGTTGCACCCCTCAACAAAATGAACGGTCTTGCTCTGTTCACTGGATGTGTTTCTCTGGGATGCGAACTCGTCCTCTGGCGATAAACCATGCCTAAATGGACCCGCAATCCCGGAGCATCAGCTAATTGCAAGCGGCCAGCCCATGGCCCAGTCCGGCCACTATGGTTTTAAGTAGAACAAAAACGAAAATGCATCACCTAGCAGCTTCCCTTCGAGGACATAAACATCTGAAAGCAGATGGTAGCCGCACAGCAAGGGGGCAGGCATGTCAAACAAGATAGCACGCATTAAGCAGGCACCAGATGAGTCAGCCGCAGCCCATAGGGCGCCATAACCTTTCATTCACCAATTAAGTTAACACCTAAGACACATTTATACAGAACTGCAGCACGGAGATCCAGACCCGCAATATCAACAAACAGGAGATCCAGAACCGAGAGAAACGATGGGGGGAAGGAAATCTCTCCTCAAATACATCCGACAATCTAACACATGTCATGAAGACACGCCATCATGCTACCTCAggaagatttcttgttttccttcTCCAGCTTCAACCAAACATATTGTGCGGAGCAGGTTCAGCCATCAGCGAGCTGTGATGGTGAACCATATACCACCTGCCGTTGCGGAACTCAAACACATTCGTCACATGGCACAGCACAGGGTCGAGGTCGATGTTTGCCTTCAAGTTGACCCACGCCACCTCACCAAGGACACGAACCCGGACATCCCGTATCTGGAAACCAACGCCCTGTCCTCCATCTTGGCCCCAGTTGAACAGCAAGCTCCAGCCCCCCATCACCGCATTGTATCTGTTAAACACCGAAATGAGCATTGCCACAGGAAGACATGTTACATAATGCTTTAGAAAATCAATTTGATACAGGGAATAAAAGGCTTCTTCATAGTTCATACAAACGTAACTTTCATCCCAGATGGAACAGAACACACCAGAGGCTTTCTATACTTGTAAGACCACTAAATCCACATTCAGAAAATTTCATAAGAACCAGAGCCTCTACTCAACGAGTTTCATTCTTTACTTGTACGGTATAGTTAGTAACTGTGATTCAGCGACAGATGGTCAAGTACAGCCTACTGCAAGAATGCAACCAATGGATCTGCCAAAGCATACAGACTTCACTTCTTGCAGAATTTCAACCAATATGCATGGATGCAAGAAAGCAATTATGCAAGCACACAACAGAAGAGGAAATTTTCAAGAGTCCATCTTTACTATTATCCACAGATATGTGAAGTTTAAACAATTTTGCCCACAAAATAAGATGAAAAAGCATATGCATGCGCACTGTTTTAAAAGCCGATCGCCTGGCTCACCTAACTGCGGTGATACACTAGATACCCTTCAGCTGCCAACATAGTGTACATAAAAACTACCATCTCTTTGAAAAAACAACTGACCTTAATACATAAATAGTTTTGCAAGATCACAACAGTTAAGAGCTACTCAAAGGACAAAGACAaagtaaacaaacaaaaaagtcgTTATGAAAAGACCTCAGGATAAACGTAGTACTAACAGAATTGCAGAAATTGGCATACATATGCTTAGCTGTGGACTTCTAATAGTATTGATTTATATAAATAACTAGACTTCACAAGTTTAAACCTATTTCTCATGGGCATGGACACAACTGTATGGCATGGTCAGAGTGTTTCTATTTTTATAATCTGAAGAACTATCAGCCAAGTTTGAAGTTtgtaaaaagaaacaaaaataactACCAGTAACACGTTGATATGTGCCTCTGCACCATTCATGTGATTGCTCAAAATTCCTTCAATTCTCCACATATGCAAAAGGCGGAAGCCTATATCACCTCTCTAACTGGCAACGTATTATATCAAACAGATTTTCTTCACACTGAttcaatatatatatacaatgatTCGAAATATATTCTCAATCAGATAAACCACCCTATAAGGCACTTCTTATGTGGCTATGTTTCACAATGTATGTCACTATAACCATGCCAACAATTTTACAAAGACCAATGAGACCAACATCGATGCAAAAGCAGCAATAAATCAACGACAGCTAGGTGTCCACCCCTCGAACATGCAAAGTGCTGCACATAGGTTGCATTTAAAACCTCTTGATAACAACATAGCAATGGTCATTCAGGCATACATTGTGAAACACATGCGCCTGAGGACATGGACATATGTTGCAAAATGGAGAGTGGAAATCAGAGAATAAATTAGAAATTTGGATAG
This window encodes:
- the LOC101778017 gene encoding B2 protein isoform X1 gives rise to the protein MEGYDREFWQFSDQLRLQAAAFSGLSLGDSIWSPAGAAADRRNSQADAGLFATPSPADGTLLAAKNNNISSHLNDGGPGLIGSGKLAFGATTTSKADRYNNLPNLPAEKAAAYNSSSSSINGGYGAKNNTFNKMGSYGGYNSNSSSNSGEVVKSYFNKSAGRPASNNSNSHGKKQGSEYGKKKHAKNEGGNAASAADKRFKTLPASEALPRGEAVGGYIFVCNNDTMDENLRRELFGLPSRYRDSVRAIRPGLPLFLYNYSTHQLHGIFEAASFGGTNIDPTAWEDKKCPGESRFPAQVRVATRKIYDPLEEDAFRPILHHYDGPKFRLELSVTEALALLDIFADKDDA